One window of Paenibacillus albicereus genomic DNA carries:
- a CDS encoding ParM/StbA family protein: MKVHFQVGNDNGNSEHDLFVDGKMIRQPNVCCRVDKLPWSDELPPESFIRNLQDQLIVTIDSPAARPGMYYIGKFALMSGELLENLQIGIDNKADMDLPIINTLAQVAAVAVQRAYDEAKGVPSEPIEVTVDMATALPVTQHTDENAAKFEAKFTEGTHRVTVHLNKMRVPVSIVFDYVKAIPEATPVVFALQKDREGAWRSGDIFAEFVEAYELGSKFNGSYFKDKRVLHTDIGDGSTEYPITEGNKFLRQFVHGSHHGAGYAIEEALDDFNRLVHLPDSPRQFFSDVIKNPQHKYHSRAIQTLRRPLEGQARHIVQNLRKQLTKARNEIDVICVYGGGSVLMKPILQPMLQELCEEREIKLLYIPAEHAVTMNAEGLDAFVRGKIFEALKAKGPKQPA; this comes from the coding sequence ATGAAGGTACATTTTCAGGTAGGCAACGACAACGGCAACAGCGAGCATGACCTGTTCGTCGACGGCAAGATGATCCGCCAGCCGAACGTCTGCTGCCGGGTGGACAAGCTTCCGTGGAGCGACGAGCTGCCGCCGGAGAGCTTCATCCGCAACCTGCAGGACCAGCTGATCGTCACGATCGATTCCCCGGCGGCGCGTCCGGGCATGTACTATATCGGCAAGTTCGCCCTGATGAGCGGCGAGCTGCTGGAGAACCTGCAGATCGGCATCGACAACAAGGCCGACATGGATCTGCCGATCATCAACACGCTCGCGCAAGTGGCGGCGGTCGCGGTCCAGCGCGCCTACGACGAAGCCAAGGGCGTGCCGAGCGAGCCGATCGAAGTGACGGTCGACATGGCGACGGCGCTGCCGGTCACGCAGCATACCGACGAGAACGCCGCCAAGTTCGAAGCCAAGTTCACCGAAGGCACGCACCGCGTCACCGTCCATCTCAACAAGATGCGAGTGCCGGTCAGCATCGTCTTCGACTATGTCAAGGCGATTCCGGAAGCGACGCCGGTCGTGTTCGCCCTGCAGAAGGACCGCGAAGGCGCATGGCGCTCCGGCGACATCTTCGCCGAGTTCGTGGAAGCGTATGAGCTGGGCTCCAAGTTCAACGGCTCGTATTTCAAGGACAAGCGCGTGCTGCACACGGACATCGGCGACGGATCGACGGAATATCCGATCACCGAGGGCAACAAGTTCCTGCGCCAGTTCGTGCACGGCAGCCATCACGGCGCCGGCTACGCCATCGAGGAGGCGCTCGACGACTTCAACCGCCTCGTGCATCTGCCGGACAGCCCTCGCCAGTTTTTCAGCGACGTCATCAAGAACCCGCAGCACAAGTACCACAGCCGCGCGATCCAGACGCTGCGCCGCCCGCTGGAGGGACAAGCCCGCCACATCGTGCAGAACCTGCGCAAGCAGCTGACCAAGGCGCGCAACGAGATCGACGTCATCTGCGTGTACGGCGGGGGCAGCGTCCTCATGAAGCCGATCCTGCAGCCGATGCTCCAGGAGCTGTGCGAGGAGCGCGAGATCAAGCTGCTCTACATCCCGGCCGAACATGCGGTGACGATGAACGCCGAGGGGCTTGACGCCTTCGTGCGGGGCAAGATTTTCGAGGCGCTCAAGGCCAAGGGCCCGAAGCAGCCGGCCTGA
- a CDS encoding NAD(P)/FAD-dependent oxidoreductase encodes MEKKTATRKLFDGTLYWPSTLTPSDGLDAHPSLREKVVTRVAIIGGGMTGAILAASLTRAGIPSVILESGRAASASTAASTGLLQFSNDIMLCELAERIGEAQAVGFYEQCRQSVAMLGLLAEAAGSKGAALQPATSLYAASSDEDEKRLLCEYKLLERNGFPVSWGMPKSVPASLSAYKPVAMTAYGDALANPPLLARTLLRAAVAGGCSLYENSPVREVKRRGGKWTILAGEGEVTASHVVVATGYVPGVAAAAQLKPILRRTYALATQPGSVPADFPADTMLWETARPYFYFRTTPDGRIVAGGLDEDRPDPTGDETFLADRSAMLIADLSRYFPNAEFRADYAWCGMFGESADDLPFIGEDREQPGLFHALGCGGNGTVYSTLAARMLLASIAGEKHPLASLLDPRRDAASSGSPSSAPATRTRLA; translated from the coding sequence ATGGAAAAGAAGACCGCAACCCGCAAGCTGTTTGACGGAACGCTCTACTGGCCCTCGACGCTGACGCCCTCGGACGGACTGGACGCCCATCCTTCCTTGCGGGAAAAGGTCGTCACCCGGGTCGCGATCATCGGCGGCGGCATGACCGGCGCCATCCTGGCCGCCTCGCTCACGCGTGCCGGCATCCCTTCGGTCATCCTCGAAAGCGGCCGCGCCGCCTCCGCGAGCACGGCCGCGAGCACGGGCCTGCTGCAGTTTTCCAACGACATCATGCTGTGCGAGCTGGCCGAGAGGATCGGCGAGGCGCAGGCGGTCGGCTTCTACGAGCAATGCCGCCAGTCGGTCGCGATGCTCGGCCTGCTCGCGGAGGCGGCCGGGTCCAAGGGAGCCGCTCTCCAGCCCGCGACGAGCCTGTACGCCGCCTCCTCGGACGAGGACGAGAAGCGGCTGCTGTGCGAATACAAGCTGCTGGAGCGCAATGGCTTCCCCGTCTCCTGGGGGATGCCGAAGTCCGTTCCCGCCAGCCTCTCCGCCTATAAGCCGGTCGCGATGACCGCCTACGGCGACGCGCTCGCCAATCCGCCCCTCCTGGCGCGCACTCTGCTGCGCGCTGCTGTCGCCGGCGGCTGCTCTCTCTATGAGAACTCGCCGGTGCGCGAGGTCAAGCGGCGCGGCGGCAAATGGACGATCCTCGCCGGAGAAGGCGAGGTGACCGCCTCGCATGTCGTCGTCGCCACCGGCTATGTGCCGGGAGTCGCGGCGGCGGCGCAGCTGAAGCCGATCCTGCGCCGCACGTATGCGCTGGCGACGCAGCCGGGCAGCGTGCCGGCGGACTTTCCGGCGGACACGATGCTGTGGGAGACAGCGCGTCCGTACTTCTACTTCCGCACGACGCCGGACGGGCGCATCGTGGCCGGCGGGCTGGACGAGGACCGTCCGGACCCGACCGGCGACGAGACGTTCCTCGCCGACCGCTCCGCGATGCTGATCGCAGACCTGAGCCGCTATTTCCCCAATGCGGAATTCCGGGCGGACTACGCGTGGTGCGGCATGTTCGGCGAATCGGCGGACGACCTGCCCTTCATCGGCGAGGATCGCGAGCAGCCGGGCCTGTTCCACGCGCTCGGCTGCGGCGGCAACGGCACCGTCTACAGCACGCTCGCGGCCCGCATGCTGCTGGCGTCGATCGCCGGCGAGAAGCATCCGCTGGCCTCCCTGCTCGACCCGCGCCGGGATGCGGCTTCCAGCGGCAGCCCTTCCAGCGCTCCTGCAACCCGCACACGGCTCGCTTGA
- a CDS encoding nucleotidyltransferase family protein, whose amino-acid sequence MTKPSSGRSAELRNSPSEADLLRRLLDLAAAEPELMADLGHVREHGPPGAWLAAGYIRNLVWDRLHGRAERTPLDDADVVYHDPRCTDEAAEKPWEQALAGARPGLRWSVKNQARMHHKNGDEPFRGVADAMSRWPETATAVGLRLTQDGRLEAIAPHGLSDLLAMRLRPSPLQRDESLFGRRVAAKGWLERWPLVRLADERIADSVPKEKALHRKGE is encoded by the coding sequence ATGACAAAACCTTCGTCCGGCCGCTCTGCCGAGCTTCGGAACTCGCCAAGCGAAGCCGACCTGCTGCGCCGCCTGCTGGACCTCGCCGCCGCCGAACCGGAGCTGATGGCCGACCTCGGGCATGTGCGCGAGCACGGACCGCCCGGAGCTTGGCTGGCGGCCGGCTACATCCGCAATCTCGTCTGGGACCGGCTGCACGGCCGCGCCGAGCGCACGCCCTTGGACGATGCCGATGTGGTCTACCATGATCCCCGCTGTACGGACGAGGCCGCCGAAAAGCCGTGGGAGCAGGCGCTCGCCGGGGCGCGTCCCGGCCTGCGCTGGTCGGTGAAGAACCAGGCGCGCATGCACCATAAGAACGGCGACGAGCCGTTCCGCGGCGTCGCGGACGCGATGAGCCGGTGGCCGGAGACGGCGACAGCCGTCGGACTGCGCCTGACGCAGGACGGACGGCTGGAGGCGATCGCGCCGCATGGGCTGAGCGACTTGCTGGCGATGCGGCTGCGGCCGAGCCCGCTGCAGCGCGACGAGTCGCTGTTCGGACGGCGGGTGGCGGCCAAGGGCTGGCTGGAGCGCTGGCCGCTCGTCCGCCTGGCGGATGAGCGGATCGCGGATAGCGTTCCGAAGGAAAAAGCACTCCATCGAAAAGGGGAATGA
- the dat gene encoding D-amino-acid transaminase — MTSLGYINGRFVSLEELVLPIEERGHQFGDGVYEFFRVYEGNPFMLEEHLDRLYRSADLIRIDIAPDRDELRAIMDELISRSGLANGDIYLQVTRGMAPRNHAFPSVPSSLTMTIKPWRELAPAVREQGVQVLLHPDERWLNCHIKSLNLLPNLLAKQAAVEEGCFEAVLVRDGFVTEGSSSNAYLVKDGAIRTHPATNHILGGIARIAVRRIAEEQGIPFLEEAFGPEELLAADEAFLTSSGIELVPIAGVHGRGAIGSGRPGPVARAIHARYAELTRQR, encoded by the coding sequence ATGACAAGTCTCGGATACATCAACGGACGCTTCGTGTCGCTGGAGGAGCTGGTGCTGCCGATCGAGGAGCGCGGCCATCAGTTCGGCGACGGCGTCTATGAATTTTTTCGCGTGTATGAAGGAAATCCGTTCATGCTGGAGGAACATCTGGACCGGCTGTACCGCAGCGCCGACCTGATCCGCATCGACATCGCGCCGGACCGGGACGAGCTGCGCGCGATCATGGACGAGCTGATCTCGCGCAGCGGCCTGGCGAACGGCGACATCTACCTGCAGGTGACGCGGGGCATGGCGCCGCGCAACCATGCGTTCCCGTCCGTGCCGTCCTCGCTGACGATGACGATCAAGCCGTGGCGCGAGCTCGCCCCCGCCGTGCGCGAGCAAGGCGTGCAGGTGCTGCTTCATCCGGACGAGCGCTGGCTGAACTGCCATATCAAGTCGCTCAACCTGCTGCCCAACCTGCTCGCCAAGCAGGCGGCCGTGGAGGAAGGCTGCTTCGAGGCGGTGCTCGTGCGGGACGGCTTCGTGACCGAGGGCTCGAGCTCCAACGCCTATCTCGTCAAGGACGGCGCGATCCGCACGCATCCGGCGACCAACCATATCCTCGGCGGCATCGCCCGCATCGCCGTGCGCCGCATCGCCGAGGAGCAAGGCATCCCGTTCCTCGAAGAAGCGTTCGGACCGGAGGAGCTGCTCGCCGCCGACGAGGCGTTTCTGACGAGCAGCGGCATCGAGCTCGTGCCGATCGCCGGCGTGCATGGCCGAGGAGCGATCGGCTCCGGACGGCCGGGACCGGTCGCGCGCGCGATCCACGCCCGCTATGCCGAGCTGACGCGCCAGCGCTGA
- a CDS encoding methyl-accepting chemotaxis protein has protein sequence MTNITGQKRSTHVLEDAAVVAAMEQSLAMIEFTPDGEVLWANELFASTLGYGVSEVRGLHHRAFCLPDYTKSEEYESLWSSLRRGEKFQEKIERVAKDGRLLLLEATYMPVNDATGQVAAVLKTATDITHRERAARAISDELGRMSRQMLDRARDGIRQSGQVAEAIELSAEENADSLEALDRMEGRADELRRILDTIEEIASRTQLLSLNAALEAARAGEHGRGFDVIATEIRRLSALVQSATAQSRDSIRSLSEEVERTSRETKASQQTVLQSRDRMQEALELFELIGDSAGDLDRQAQALQNRL, from the coding sequence ATGACCAACATCACGGGACAAAAACGGAGCACGCATGTGCTGGAGGACGCGGCGGTCGTAGCCGCGATGGAGCAGTCGCTGGCGATGATCGAGTTCACGCCCGACGGCGAAGTTCTCTGGGCGAACGAGCTGTTCGCGAGCACGCTCGGCTACGGCGTTTCGGAGGTGCGGGGGCTGCATCACCGCGCCTTTTGCCTGCCCGACTATACCAAGAGCGAGGAATATGAGTCGCTGTGGAGCAGCCTGCGGCGCGGCGAGAAGTTCCAGGAGAAGATCGAGCGCGTCGCCAAAGACGGCCGCCTGCTGCTGCTGGAGGCGACCTACATGCCCGTGAACGATGCGACCGGACAGGTCGCCGCCGTGCTCAAGACGGCGACGGACATCACGCATCGGGAGCGTGCCGCCCGCGCCATCTCGGACGAGCTCGGCCGCATGTCCCGGCAGATGCTGGATCGGGCCCGCGACGGCATCCGGCAGAGCGGCCAGGTGGCGGAAGCGATCGAGCTGTCCGCCGAGGAGAACGCCGACAGCCTTGAGGCGCTGGACCGGATGGAGGGGCGCGCCGACGAGCTGAGGCGCATTCTCGACACGATCGAGGAGATCGCTTCCCGCACGCAGCTGCTCTCGCTCAACGCAGCTCTGGAGGCCGCTCGCGCAGGCGAGCATGGACGCGGCTTCGACGTGATCGCCACCGAGATCCGCCGGCTGTCTGCGCTCGTGCAGTCGGCGACCGCCCAAAGTCGCGACTCGATCCGCAGCTTGTCCGAGGAGGTCGAACGCACGAGCCGGGAAACGAAGGCGTCCCAGCAGACCGTTCTTCAAAGCCGCGACCGGATGCAGGAAGCGCTGGAGCTGTTCGAGCTCATCGGCGACTCCGCCGGCGATCTCGACCGGCAGGCCCAAGCTCTCCAGAACCGCCTGTGA
- a CDS encoding sporulation protein: MSFFKNMMASMGVGGAKVETVLEVPYTGVRPGDEISGRIMVEGGAVPQQINGIELVLMTSYIKEVNDSKVRENVALARLPLRESFQIGAGSREEFDFRWVLPQHTPVTAGGTQVWIKTSLDIASALDAADNDYIKVLPHPLVAEVLDAVERLGFRTREVECKYVGHSRYGAPVLQEFEFVPRTREFGRLDELEMVFLPSPGYVDVLMEVDRRGGAFSEWLGTDETRASFRLHEADVRRGPESLARELGARIRSFM, encoded by the coding sequence ATGTCATTTTTCAAGAACATGATGGCTTCGATGGGAGTCGGGGGGGCCAAGGTCGAAACGGTGCTCGAGGTGCCGTACACCGGCGTCCGTCCCGGAGACGAAATCTCCGGACGGATCATGGTCGAGGGCGGAGCGGTTCCGCAGCAGATCAACGGCATCGAGCTCGTGCTCATGACGAGCTACATCAAGGAAGTGAACGACAGCAAGGTGAGGGAGAACGTGGCGCTGGCCCGCCTGCCGCTGCGCGAGTCGTTCCAGATCGGCGCCGGCAGCCGCGAGGAATTCGACTTCCGCTGGGTGCTGCCGCAGCATACGCCGGTGACGGCGGGCGGCACGCAGGTGTGGATCAAGACGTCGCTCGACATCGCGAGCGCTCTCGATGCGGCGGACAACGACTATATCAAGGTGCTGCCGCATCCGCTCGTCGCCGAAGTGCTGGACGCCGTCGAGCGGCTCGGCTTCCGCACCCGCGAGGTAGAGTGCAAGTATGTGGGGCATTCTCGCTACGGAGCGCCCGTGCTGCAGGAATTCGAGTTCGTGCCCCGCACGCGCGAGTTCGGCCGGCTCGACGAGCTGGAGATGGTGTTCCTTCCGTCGCCGGGCTACGTGGATGTGCTCATGGAGGTCGACCGCCGCGGCGGCGCCTTCTCCGAATGGCTCGGCACCGACGAGACGCGCGCTTCGTTCCGTCTGCACGAGGCGGACGTCCGGCGCGGCCCCGAGTCGCTGGCGCGGGAGCTCGGAGCCCGCATCCGCAGCTTCATGTAG
- a CDS encoding phytoene desaturase family protein — MNDRARLGRGPEPAAARAAAGSRRAGRRIAVVGGGLGGLSCAIHLAAQGCRVTLLEKEPELGGKLQRVEADGYRFDNGPSTLTMQPVFDAVFEAAGRRREDYVRFRPLDPIARNRFADGTVVDLTSDAERMEAQIAAYSPEDARNYRAYMRESARLHALAEREFLSGLILDWKDRLRPSLLAGFARIRPLASMERTLRSYFRHPNTLAMFGRYATYVGSAPRQTPAVFNMMAHIEAGGGGGVFAAEGGSYAIVEAYARLARELGVDIRTGAEVRRIAVLHGRAAGVETDSGFVRADAVVLNADPLQALRRLVPELHRPSMPDRRLDRPEPSVAGFVLLLGVRGELDGLLHHNVFFPDDYEAEFDDLFRRRELPADPAVYVCRSGAGGAAEAGPGNGRTSLFALVNAPAQRDGLDYEALRHSYAQRVLDRLEAHGLSGIAERTATEAGGLRRVLTPDDLARRTGAWRGAIYGMSSNRPSQAFFRFPSRDRDIRGLWYAGGSTHPGGGTPIVTIGGRLVAERLLEELDG, encoded by the coding sequence ATGAACGACCGGGCGAGACTCGGCCGCGGCCCCGAGCCGGCGGCCGCCCGCGCCGCAGCCGGAAGCCGCCGAGCGGGGCGCCGCATCGCCGTCGTCGGAGGCGGACTCGGCGGGCTGTCCTGCGCGATCCATCTGGCGGCCCAAGGCTGCCGGGTGACGCTGCTGGAGAAGGAGCCGGAGCTCGGCGGCAAGCTGCAGCGCGTCGAGGCGGACGGCTACCGCTTCGACAACGGGCCGAGCACGCTGACGATGCAGCCCGTGTTCGATGCTGTCTTCGAGGCGGCCGGGCGGCGGCGCGAGGACTACGTGCGCTTCCGGCCGCTCGATCCGATCGCGCGCAACCGCTTCGCGGACGGCACGGTCGTCGACCTGACCTCCGACGCGGAGCGGATGGAGGCGCAGATCGCGGCGTACAGTCCGGAGGACGCGCGGAATTACCGCGCCTACATGCGGGAGAGCGCGCGGCTGCACGCGCTCGCCGAGCGGGAATTCCTAAGCGGGCTCATCCTCGACTGGAAAGACCGGCTGCGCCCGTCGCTGCTGGCCGGCTTCGCCCGCATCCGTCCGCTCGCCTCGATGGAGCGGACGCTGCGGAGCTACTTCCGCCATCCGAACACGCTGGCGATGTTCGGCCGCTACGCGACGTATGTCGGCTCGGCTCCGCGGCAGACGCCCGCCGTCTTCAACATGATGGCGCATATCGAGGCGGGCGGCGGAGGCGGCGTGTTCGCCGCCGAGGGCGGCAGCTACGCGATCGTGGAGGCGTACGCGCGGCTCGCCCGCGAGCTCGGCGTGGACATCCGCACGGGCGCCGAGGTCCGGCGCATCGCCGTCCTGCACGGCCGCGCCGCCGGCGTCGAGACGGACAGCGGCTTCGTGCGGGCCGACGCCGTCGTCCTGAACGCCGATCCGCTGCAGGCGCTGCGCCGGCTCGTGCCGGAGCTCCATCGCCCGTCGATGCCCGATCGGCGCCTTGACCGGCCGGAGCCGTCGGTGGCCGGCTTCGTGCTGCTGCTCGGAGTGCGCGGCGAGCTGGACGGCCTGCTGCATCACAACGTATTTTTTCCGGACGACTATGAGGCGGAATTCGACGATCTGTTCCGGCGGCGGGAGCTGCCGGCCGATCCGGCTGTCTACGTGTGCCGGTCGGGCGCAGGCGGGGCTGCGGAAGCGGGCCCTGGCAACGGGCGGACGAGCCTGTTCGCGCTCGTGAACGCCCCGGCCCAGCGGGACGGGCTGGACTATGAAGCGCTCCGGCACTCCTATGCCCAGCGCGTTCTCGACCGGCTGGAAGCGCACGGCCTGAGCGGCATCGCCGAGCGGACGGCGACGGAGGCGGGCGGCCTGCGCCGCGTGCTGACGCCGGACGATCTGGCGCGGCGCACGGGAGCCTGGCGCGGAGCGATCTACGGCATGTCGTCGAACCGGCCGAGCCAGGCGTTCTTCCGCTTCCCGAGCCGGGACCGCGACATCCGCGGCCTCTGGTATGCAGGCGGCTCCACCCATCCCGGCGGAGGCACGCCGATCGTCACGATCGGCGGACGGCTCGTCGCCGAGCGGCTCCTGGAGGAGCTGGACGGCTAG
- a CDS encoding glycosyltransferase family 2 protein: protein MARMEAVFSILAALLLLQLAFVGWNTRYYRDLGSGGTSSSRGAPATQARRSGKDGSSSNATNLPRSSIFIESNSKDYFILPDDISVLIPARNEERNLPRCLDSLLAQRVPPREILVLDDRSGDATARIAERAAGRPGSRVRLLRGRELPDGWMGKSHACAQLAAEASGRWLLFLDADVALEPGALEAAAREASSQGSGLVSGFPRQETGTWMEKLVVPMMLFTILCHLPLRLVSRSRSPRFAAANGAFILIASDSYRRIGGHAAVRSSLLDDMELIRLAKRGGEPARLARIDGFASSRMYRSAAEVWAGYRKNLFPGLGRSLPLLLFVSAAYAALYLLPAAGVLAGLAAWAAAGHPPAWLPAAAAAWALGALVKLAVDRSGRAPAWQCLLLPASIALVLLIGADSARCHYRKRGYEWKGRRYA, encoded by the coding sequence ATGGCGCGGATGGAAGCCGTTTTCTCGATCCTAGCGGCCTTGCTTCTGCTCCAGCTTGCATTCGTGGGATGGAACACTCGGTATTACCGGGATCTGGGCAGCGGGGGAACATCGTCTTCCCGAGGCGCTCCGGCGACCCAAGCGCGTCGGAGTGGAAAGGACGGTTCTTCTTCCAACGCCACCAATCTCCCTCGTTCTTCCATATTCATCGAAAGTAACTCTAAGGATTACTTTATATTACCCGATGATATATCCGTGCTCATCCCGGCCCGGAACGAAGAGCGGAACCTGCCGCGCTGCTTGGACAGCCTGCTGGCGCAGCGAGTCCCGCCACGGGAGATTCTGGTCCTGGATGATCGCTCGGGCGACGCGACAGCGCGGATCGCGGAGCGAGCGGCGGGGCGACCGGGCTCGCGCGTGCGGCTGCTGCGGGGCCGTGAGCTGCCGGACGGCTGGATGGGCAAATCGCATGCCTGCGCCCAGCTGGCGGCGGAGGCGTCCGGCCGCTGGCTGCTGTTCCTCGACGCCGACGTCGCGCTCGAGCCGGGCGCGCTGGAGGCGGCGGCCCGCGAGGCATCCTCGCAGGGAAGCGGGCTCGTCAGCGGCTTCCCCCGTCAGGAGACCGGCACCTGGATGGAAAAGCTCGTCGTGCCGATGATGCTGTTCACGATCCTCTGCCATTTGCCGCTGCGGCTCGTGAGCCGCTCTCGCTCCCCGCGCTTCGCGGCGGCGAACGGCGCGTTTATCCTGATCGCCTCGGACAGCTACCGCCGCATCGGCGGGCATGCCGCGGTCCGTTCCTCGCTGCTCGACGACATGGAGCTGATCCGCCTCGCCAAGCGCGGCGGCGAGCCGGCGCGGCTCGCCCGCATCGACGGCTTCGCCTCCAGCCGCATGTACCGCAGCGCCGCCGAGGTGTGGGCCGGCTACCGCAAGAACCTGTTCCCCGGCCTCGGCCGGAGCCTGCCGCTGCTGCTCTTCGTCAGCGCGGCCTATGCGGCGCTGTACCTGCTGCCTGCGGCGGGGGTGCTGGCGGGGCTCGCGGCGTGGGCGGCCGCCGGACATCCGCCGGCGTGGCTGCCTGCGGCTGCGGCGGCCTGGGCGCTCGGCGCGCTCGTCAAGCTCGCGGTGGACCGCAGCGGAAGGGCGCCGGCCTGGCAGTGCCTGCTGCTGCCGGCAAGCATCGCGCTCGTCCTGCTGATCGGGGCCGACTCGGCCCGCTGCCATTACCGCAAGCGGGGCTACGAATGGAAAGGAAGGCGATACGCATGA
- a CDS encoding lysophospholipid acyltransferase family protein: MIPAAKSVPFRRLFALYQSLYLFPRHLHGVYVWGELEPATPGARKLPVVYAANHVSWWDGLILFQLTERLTQSDPYILMDEKGLRQYPFFRRLGAFSVNREQPRDTLASLAYAEAKLRAGHPVWIFPQGAITPPDRPIEALGGIGHLLRRLGEAELRPVTLHYMLGDHQKPAATVMAGEPAVRDWSGMSRDEASALVADLLQRQLEAHRQELTDRPLPDGGRFRLALRGGRSTSDRYRGWKEGWRGWKPFSRS, from the coding sequence TTGATTCCCGCCGCCAAGAGCGTTCCGTTTAGACGGCTGTTCGCGCTCTACCAGAGCCTCTATCTGTTCCCCCGGCATCTGCACGGCGTCTATGTATGGGGCGAGCTGGAGCCGGCCACGCCTGGAGCGCGCAAGCTGCCCGTCGTCTATGCTGCCAACCATGTGTCCTGGTGGGACGGGCTCATCCTGTTCCAGCTGACGGAGCGGCTGACGCAGTCCGACCCTTATATTCTGATGGACGAAAAAGGCCTGAGGCAGTATCCGTTCTTCCGCCGCCTCGGCGCGTTCTCGGTCAACCGGGAGCAGCCTCGCGACACGCTCGCCTCGCTCGCTTACGCGGAGGCCAAGCTGCGCGCCGGCCATCCGGTGTGGATTTTCCCGCAAGGGGCGATCACGCCGCCCGATCGGCCGATCGAGGCGCTCGGCGGCATCGGCCATCTGCTGCGGCGCCTCGGCGAGGCCGAGCTGCGCCCGGTGACGCTGCATTACATGCTCGGCGACCACCAGAAGCCGGCGGCGACCGTCATGGCCGGCGAGCCTGCGGTCCGCGACTGGTCCGGCATGAGCCGGGACGAGGCGTCGGCGCTCGTCGCCGACCTGCTGCAGCGCCAGCTCGAGGCGCATCGGCAGGAGCTGACCGACCGTCCGCTTCCGGACGGGGGGCGCTTCCGGCTCGCGCTGCGGGGCGGCCGGTCGACCTCGGACCGCTATCGCGGGTGGAAGGAGGGATGGCGCGGATGGAAGCCGTTTTCTCGATCCTAG
- a CDS encoding carotenoid biosynthesis protein yields the protein MSGGREAKAAPLRSGAPLLARIGLGGLPLTAFFLVWYAVGFVLQVFAEVPPALSFASGVFLVLYALSGLELLAVRTGWRRLAAPALLIAAGTFAVEWVGTHTGFPFGEYAYTDELGRMLSGVPWTMGLAWIGVIAGGALLSGQTSRLSRALETGLWVVLLDLVLDPVAEARGFWDWAGGGFYYGIPTANFISWFIVGALLSLLLPNVSHGPRERRLALRLYQLMLLLFGLLALRAGLAAAFVLSLFWIALAEGRVRLDSRRQERSV from the coding sequence GTGAGCGGCGGGAGGGAGGCGAAAGCGGCGCCGCTGCGGTCGGGCGCGCCGCTTCTCGCCCGCATCGGCCTCGGCGGCTTGCCGCTGACCGCGTTTTTCCTCGTCTGGTACGCCGTCGGCTTCGTGCTGCAGGTGTTCGCGGAGGTGCCGCCCGCGCTGTCGTTCGCGAGCGGCGTGTTCCTCGTCCTGTACGCGCTCAGCGGGCTGGAGCTGCTCGCGGTGCGGACGGGCTGGCGGCGTCTGGCCGCGCCGGCGCTGCTCATCGCCGCCGGCACGTTCGCGGTCGAGTGGGTCGGCACGCATACGGGATTCCCGTTCGGCGAGTATGCCTACACGGACGAGCTCGGCCGCATGCTCTCCGGCGTGCCGTGGACGATGGGACTGGCCTGGATCGGCGTCATCGCCGGCGGCGCGCTGCTGTCCGGGCAGACGAGCCGTCTGTCGCGGGCGCTGGAGACAGGCCTGTGGGTCGTGCTGCTCGACCTCGTGCTCGACCCGGTCGCCGAGGCGCGCGGCTTTTGGGACTGGGCCGGCGGCGGCTTCTACTACGGCATCCCGACCGCCAACTTCATCAGCTGGTTCATCGTCGGCGCGCTGCTCAGCCTGCTGCTGCCGAACGTCTCGCACGGCCCACGGGAGCGGCGGCTCGCGCTGCGGCTGTACCAGCTCATGCTGCTGCTGTTCGGCCTGCTCGCGCTGCGCGCGGGACTGGCCGCCGCGTTCGTCCTCTCCCTCTTTTGGATCGCGCTCGCCGAAGGGAGGGTCCGCCTTGATTCCCGCCGCCAAGAGCGTTCCGTTTAG